A single region of the Vanessa atalanta chromosome Z, ilVanAtal1.2, whole genome shotgun sequence genome encodes:
- the LOC125075896 gene encoding protein zer-1 homolog, whose amino-acid sequence MSSEVFSLYDSTPDSLLNICMDYIVANLNIITKLDPTSRWRKLKDDIILPAELCEKFLQTYQKKNRVNDNIANLFRDRSRTRLDRVKLRNSRITDEGLRCFVEHKPYQVELVQCEYLSQASLDLINSNSDNLVCLKFGPLTYVVSQDEAMFRQRRYIIDAPKLRRLTIQCRGMSIFPLLLLKPLHHLTHLDLSEYTSAGSSWALHELKNLRSLVLHSVLWSKEIIEWIASMRTLRHLDISQSNERHGKYFSPNDVLSKLVTSLPNLESLDISGTNLAGTGCAVPALAEGTSEGSENHVRCDIPGLVSRVNRPLEFLGLYGTHHGACKRHDIPAKVITGDANEEQILTAGVAYMERPAMLTRVLNDLYYMFRSTERYNAYVGRALCVVLEAMEQHVSEKHIQISGSATLFYIVKGKEKPRIGIKLKRRIITALLDGMDAHLGDDTMMRNGCLTLCQFKIPTDVLFEYERVVQILLTGVADVNQEGFVQRIAIYLLNSLACQVDGKQKRFLGNHGAIGKMLNLIADRLERHVCDDVLEVAWSTMWNVTDETPQNCQRFLENRGMEFFLACLKSFPDKEELLRNMMGLLGNVAEVAELRPKLMDKLFLSVFYDLLDSSSDGIEVSYNAAGVLAHMASDGPDVWTVDEPARDAVLQRIASAVERWDRRAERNINYRSFEPILSLLHAHHTPQCQHWAVWALANLTTVYPDKYCGLVESEGGLKLLRCLLRHPGPYAMIKDLAWVVINNCAKYASRDLSTPPPGSPDN is encoded by the exons ATGTCGTCGGAAGTATTTTCGTTGTACGACAGTACCCCGGattctcttttaaatatttgtatggacTACATCGTAGCCAATTTGAATATTATCACGAAGTTGGATCCTACAAGCCGCTGGCGTAAGCTGAAAGATGATATCATATTACCAGCTGAACTCTGTGAGAAATTTCTTCAAACCTATCAAAAAAAGAATCGTGTCAATGATAACATAGCCAACTTGTTTCGCGATCGTTCCCGAACTCGACTGGATCGCGTAAAACTACGCAACTCACGAATTACTGACGAAGGTCTTCGTTGCTTTGTGGAACACAAGCCATATCAGGTGGAACTCGTTCAATGCGAGTATCTCTCGCAAGCCTCGCTGGACCTGATTAATAGCAACAGTGATAATCTAGTCTGTCTTAAATTTGGGCCACTTACTTATGTGGTTTCTCAGGATGAGGCTATGTTTCGTCAAAGACGTTATATCATTGATGCGCCAAAATTACGGCGGCTAACTATTCAATGCAGAGGAATGTCTATATTCCCTCTACTACTCCTGAAACCGTTACACCATCTTACACATTTAGATCTCTCTGAATATACATCTGCGGGTTCCAGCTGGGCTCTACATGAGTTGAAGAATTTGAGGTCACTTGTGCTCCACAGTGTTTTATGGTCCAAAGAAATAATAGAGTGGATTGCTAGTATGCGCACACTACGGCACTTGGATATTTCTCAATCTAATGAGAGACATGGCAAATATTTTAGCCCAAATGATGTTTTGTCGAAGCTGGTGACAAGTTTACCCAATTTGGAATCACTGGATATATCTGGAACCAATCTGGCTGGTACTGGATGTGCAGTACCAGCACTTGCAGAAGGCACCTCTGAGGGATCTGAGAATCATGTCCGTTGCGATATACCTGGGCTTGTAAGCCGTGTTAACCGGCCACTAGAGTTTCTAGGCTTGTATGGAACTCATCATGGAGCCTGCAAGCGACATGACATCCCGGCTAAAGTG ATTACAGGTGATGCCAATGAGGAACAAATTCTTACAGCAGGCGTTGCTTATATGGAGCGGCCAGCAATGCTGACCCGTGTTTTGAATGATTTGTACTATATGTTCCGTAGTACTGAGAGATACAATGCATATGTTGGACGAGCGCTATGTGTTGTGCTTGAGGCTATGGAACAACATGTGTCAGAAAAACACATCCAGATTTCTGGCAG tgccACCTTGTTCTACATTGTCAAGGGGAAGGAAAAACCTCGCATTGGTATAAAGCTAAAACGTCGTATTATCACCGCGCTGCTGGACGGCATGGACGCACATCTTGGTGATGACACCATGATGCGCAATGGCTGCCTCACACTCTGCCAGTTTAAGATTCCGACTGATGTG TTGTTTGAATACGAACGGGTCGTGCAGATTCTCTTGACCGGCGTAGCCGATGTCAACCAGGAAGGTTTCGTACAGCGCATCGCGATATATCTTCTGAATTCTCTCGCGTGCCAGGTGGACGGCAAGCAGAAACGCTTCCTCGGAAACCATGGTGCTATAGGG AAAATGCTAAACCTGATCGCGGACCGCCTGGAGAGACACGTCTGTGATGACGTGCTAGAGGTAGCTTGGTCAACCATGTGGAACGTGACCGACGAAACACCGCAGAACTGCCAGCGATTCCTTGAAAATCGGGGCATGGAGTTCTTTCTTGCTTGTCTAAAG AGTTTTCCCGACAAAGAAGAACTTCTTCGAAACATGATGGGCTTGTTGGGCAATGTAGCCGAAGTGGCAGAGCTGCGTCCAAAACTCATGGACAAGCTATTCCTATCAGTATTCTACGACCTACTTGATTCATCAAGTGATGGGATTGAG gtGAGCTACAACGCAGCAGGCGTCCTTGCTCACATGGCCTCTGATGGTCCAGATGTTTGGACTGTAGACGAACCAGCTCGAGATGCTGTACTCCAGCGCATCGCCTCCGCTGTCGAGAGATGGGATCGACGTGCTGAGAGGAATATAAACTATCGCTCGTTTGAGCCGATACTGAGCTTACTGCATGCTCACCACACGCCACAGTGCCAGCACTGGGCTGTTTGGGCCTTGGCCAATCTTACCACGGTATACC CTGACAAATACTGCGGCTTGGTAGAATCTGAGGGTGGATTAAAACTGCTCCGCTGCCTGCTTCGTCACCCTGGACCCTACGCGATGATTAAGGATCTGGCCTGGGTTGTTATCAACAATTGCGCTAAATACGCTTCCCGCGATCTGAGCACCCCGCCGCCGGGCTCTCCGGACAATTAA
- the LOC125075781 gene encoding glutamine synthetase 2 cytoplasmic-like, giving the protein MADSGHVKIEDNPKILSGPVLTNSPNAVLSKTLLGRYNDLTIPADRILATYVWIDGTGEHMRCKDRTLNFIPKVPKDLPVWNFDGSSTGQADGHNSDTFLVPRAMYKDPFRRGNHVLVMCDTFKYNMEPTESNHRVKCQEAYDICKDDEPWFGIEQEYILLDSDLRPFGWPPGGCPPPQGPYYCGVGANKVFARDLVEAHYRCCLYAGVPISGTNAEVMPSQWEFQVGPSVGVTAGDDLWVARYILHRLAEEYGVIVSFDPKPVQDWNGSGAHTNFSTKKMREENGIIEIEKAIDKLSKVHMKHIKVYDPRGGKDNERRLTGLHETASINDFSAGVASRASSIRIPRAVAEEKKGYLEDRRPASNCDPYAVVDALMRTCILNE; this is encoded by the exons aTGGCTGATTCAGGCCACGTCAAAATAGAAG ATAATCCAAAGATTCTTTCGGGCCCTGTCCTGACCAACTCTCCGAACGCAGTATTATCCAAGACACTACTGGGTCGCTACAACGACCTTACAATCCCAGCTGATAGGATCTTAGCTACATACGTTTGGATTGATGGCACCGGGGAGCACATGAGATGCAAAGACCGGACTTTGAACTTTATTCCTAAAGTGCCAAAGG ATTTGCCGGTATGGAACTTCGATGGCAGTTCAACAGGACAGGCTGATGGCCACAACTCAGATACGTTCCTCGTTCCACGCGCCATGTACAAGGATCCCTTCCGTCGTGGCAACCACGTCCTCGTGATGTGTGACACTTTCAAGTATAACATGGAGCCTACAG AAAGCAATCACCGCGTGAAATGTCAGGAAGCGTATGACATATGTAAGGACGACGAGCCATGGTTCGGTATTGAGCAAGAGTACATTCTCTTGGATTCGGATCTGAGGCCCTTCGGATGGCCACCAGGCGGCTGCCCCCCACCACAAGGCCCCTACTACTGCGGAGTGGGTGCGAATAAAGTCTTCGCTAGGGATCTCGTCGAAGCACACTAcag GTGCTGCTTATACGCCGGTGTTCCGATTTCCGGTACCAATGCGGAGGTGATGCCATCTCAATGGGAATTCCAAGTCGGGCCCTCTGTGGGAGTAACAGCTGGGGACGACCTCTGGGTCGCTCGTTATATCTTGCACAGGCTCGCTGAAGAGTACGGTGTCATCGTATCCTTTGACCCCAAGCCGGTACAAGACTGGAATGGCTCAGGCGCGCACACCAACTTCTCGACTAAGAAGATGCGTGAAGAGAACGGTATCAT TGAGATCGAGAAGGCTATTGACAAGTTGTCGAAGGTGCACATGAAGCACATCAAGGTTTACGACCCGCGCGGCGGTAAGGACAACGAGCGGCGACTCACCGGCCTGCACGAGACCGCCAGTATTAACGACTTTAGCGCAG GAGTCGCAAGTCGCGCGAGCAGCATCAGAATACCGCGTGCGGTCGCCGAGGAGAAGAAAGGATACTTGGAAGACCGCAGACCGGCTTCAAACTGCGACCCTTACGCTGTCGTGGACGCTCTCATGCGCACCTGCATATTGAACGAATAA